DNA from Scheffersomyces stipitis CBS 6054 chromosome 1, whole genome shotgun sequence:
ATCTATTACTCCATTGGGTGGTAGTTATAATCCATCGTGGAGATACTACGAAGTTGAAAACGAAAGTTTCAACATTATCAACTCATTCAACTATTTCACCAGATTAAACGAAACTTTCGTCAACGGTGGTGGTGAACCAGCTTGGCAATTTGAGTATTCAGCCAGAGACACGTTTGATCCTAATGGAGAATGGCCAGTTAGAGCTCCACTTAATGCTACCTTCTGGGACAAGTTCGTCGTacaaaacttgaagaacgaaTCTAACATCGAGTTCAACCAATTGTACACTGATATCCAATACAGATATGGTCCTGAGGTTCCAGTCTGCAAGAATGGAACCGTTGTCTCTGACGACTGTTACAACGAAAACTACTGTATCGTCGCTAACTTCTACTCTGATGACTACAACGATTGTCTTAGATAAATGTCAGCTTCAGGGTTGTTGTGTATTCGGTGGTACGGAAATTGAATTTCCCTACCATTATTAACTACTATTAttttattcttcaattacGTGTTTGCGTTATCATTTCGTTCGGATTAGGCTCGTTGCCTATCCAAAAGTCCAAAAAAACTAGACTAGCTTATATTTAGATTGTTTTGAAGGGGTGTTTTTAAAAAGTTGGGAGGGTGATAGATGTTCAGGGAGTTTTTATCTTTATTTAGAGTAtatacaacaacttgatgttTCTTTCTACAGTAACTAGTATGTAATTTGCAAGGAAGGTATAGATTTGAGAATTTCATGCATACTATATATTTGTTCTCCTGCATTATCGCGATAAAATTAGCCTCACACAAAACGCACAAATCAAATTACTCAACTATTTTTATCAGTTTTAACAGATCATACCTAAATCAACCTATTTATGCTTCCATAAATGCCCAAAAAGTCCAGAAACGTAACTTGGTGCACTAACAAATCTTTCTGGTCAAGTTCTTGCCAATACATTCATATGCCAAATAAGTATTTGTTATTTCTACTGGGATTCAGTCCatttttttgtatttgtaaTCGTAGCCCCCTTTTTTCTTAGCATCTTGTAGGCAGCGCGGGTTTAGAACTAGCTGATTTCGGATTTATTCAATATTCCCAATACATACTGAAATCGTATTCATGAAATCCAGTGGGCAAGTGTTTTCCGACCCAACTTCACGAACAATGCAAATAAGTTGTAATTGCTTCAGCAAAGCTTAGATCTTGCTAGGCGGAATAAGCTGGTAGacttcaaaaaaattcacTTTTTATCTATATTACGGATTTCCCTATAATACCAATACGGCACTTGTGAGATCATACCAGGATGTATCTGCGTATATAGGGTTTAGGACTCAATTGAGTTTGCTTTGAATAATTTATCTTCAAAGATGAGAAATGCCCATCAAAATTGCTACTTACTCGAATTTACCCAGACGTAAGCTCCTCTCTATCTTTTTATTTGGGCTGGACGTTTCTGTTTTGGCAGATGAGAATTTCATCTGTGGCTGCCTATAGTTTATGTCTAATTGTTCCGAGCTTTAGACTGCGAAACTAATACATGCTGCGGAAATTGTTGTACATTTAGGATTCAAATACTCTCTAACACATGAAAGAGATGAACTCCGTATTAGGTAACcgagaaagaaaagttttGTTTACTGTGGAGTATGAAAAGAGCCTCTTGGATTCATTTTGCTCAATTCAGTTCGAAAGTGATCCAATCATTGTCATGATAACTGTTGTTTTCTCCACGTCTTTCCTGAATTACAGTGTTATCTCTCTTAACCTTACCTAAATATGTATTTCGGCATGCAGCAAACTTCGTTCACGAACTGTTGATCCTCCTTTTCATTTGTTCTCTTCAAGTACGCTCTATTGTGGATCTAGGAATATAATTGCACCATGAATTTTCACGTATTTTTTTACCCAATTAACTAGAAGGTATACAGATTCCGCTTTCTGTCAAGACAAGAACGTCGGGGCATTCTTGCTTATAATTGACGTTCCGGCCGACAGGCTCTTAATTCATCTTTTACCCCCCATTGAGTCTTCTCTAGTGGAGAATCCTTCCTATAGATTAGAGCCACCACAAAAATTGTGGATGCGAAAAATTCACAATAGGTGCATGAACCTTATCAACAGATTCTACACTACTTAATATGGACAGCTCGTTTACACTACTCGGTGTTAATGGATTCGTTGACAGGTTGGAAATATTTCTCATTGTGGTGGCTATAAGTAGCCTGATAGTTGTAGATCATTGTCGAATCGATTAGTAATCAGGGGCCCTTAGCATTCAAAAATGATTTAAAAGCGCAAAGATTAGCCACTAGATAGCATGTCTAAATTGATTAAATTTTGATTAGATAGATTCACTCTAATTGAATTCTGTtaaacaaaaagaaaatggctCCTCCTGCTGCTACCTCATCTTCCGCCCCAACTGAAGACGACATTGAACAAACCGTCAGAAAGTTGGCTGCCTTGAAGCCAATCGGCCACAGATTTTCCAACAATGCTAAGACTGGTCCTCAATTGGAATGGTTAGCAAAGTTGCCAGAACCTGCTAGAaaaagatttgaaaagGCAGGTATTGATTTGTCCAACGGTTATCCTGTTATTCCTAAATCGGAAGATATTCCAAAgtttgttgatgaagcatttgaaatcagaaacaaGGACTATCCATACATTGAAAGGGGTGCAAATGCCGACCCTGAGAAGAAGGCATTGTTTGGAGCTGCCAAAGAAGTTAGACACTTGACCAAGCACCTTGGTACAGAAATTGTAGGTTTGCAGTTGAGCGACTTGAACGACAAGCAAAAAGACGAATTGGCCTTGTTGGTGGCTGAAAGAGTTGTCGTCTTTTTCAGAAACCAAGACTTGTCTCCTCAGAAGCAATTGGAATTGGGTGAATACTGGggtcaagttgaaagacACCCACAAGCTCCACACGTTCCATTGCCAATCCCTGAAGGTACTGAAACTATTGCCAAGGGTAGTGGTGTCAGTGTAATCTGGAGAAAGTTTTTCAGCGAATTCTATGGATTCCCTGGTGGTTTCAGGAAGAAGTCCATCACCTCAGGCTGGCACACTGATTTGGTCCATGAGCATCAACCAGCAGGTATCACCCACTTGCACAACGACACGATTCCAAAGACTGGAGGTGACACTGCATGGGCATCTGGTTATGCTGCATACGACAAGTTGTCTCCAGCCTTGCAAAAGTTCCTTGACGGAAAGACAGCTATCTACCGTTCCGCTCACCAGTACCTTGACCGTGAAAATCCATTGAAGGGACCAAAGTACATCGAAAGAGAGCACCCTATTGTGAGAACCCATCCTGCCACTGGCTGGAAGTACTTGTTCGTCAACAGATCCATGACTGACAGAATTGTGGGTTTGGAACCAGGTGAATCCAAGGTTATTTTGGAGTACTTGTTCTCAGTCTAcgagaagaacttggacaTTCAAGTGAGATTCCAATGGCAACCTACAAACGAAGGCTTTGGAACTTCTGCTATCTGGGATAACAGAGTTTCTCAGCACAATGCTATTTCTGACTACGACTTCGATGGCGATGAACGTCATGGAACTAGAGTCACTTCTTTAGCTGAGCTTCCTTACTTCGACCCCAAGTCCAAGTCTCAAAGAGAAGCATTGGGCTTGTCGTTAGATTAGTTTCCTGTCTTTTTTtacttttgaatttgaatattaTGTATACAATGCTATAGTACAAGATGTAGATGCTGGCAGTTGAACTCAAATGGCCTAGTTGCCTTCTGGATTGTAGGAATCGTAACCTGAAGAATCTCCAGGAATGTAAGATGAGGACTCATTATTTCTTTGTCCTCCAAATCCAAATCCACTGCCTCTTCCACCCCTAAAACCTCCTCTGGGTCCGCCTCGGCCACGGCCTCCTCTAAATCCTCTTCCTCTGGATCTGAATCCACCTCTGCCTCTGAAGCCACCCCTCTGTCCGTTTTCAGAACTTGCTTCTTGACTGGCTTGACCTCCATAAATGCCTCTACCGAACTGTCTTCCTTCTCTAAAACCAGGATCCAAATCAATTGACAAACTCTGACCGTCCAAAATGGTCTTTTGTAAGAACTTCATAGCATTTAATGAACCCTCTTCTAACTTGTAAACTACAAAACAAAATCCGCAGGGCGTCAACTTGTTTCTGTCGAGTCCCATGATGATTCTATCGATGGAACCACACTTCAGGAACAATTCGTGAATCTGTTCTTCTGTGGTGAAATGGGACAAGTTACCTACATAAACAGTTTTCAGATGTAACGATTTCTGTAGGTTATCAAAGTTTTGTCTGCGCACAGCCCTTTTGATTAAATACTGCGAGGGCTTGTCTAGCCTCTCAGCTGAGTGGTTGTACTTCTCCTCAAGCAATTCCATGTTGAGTTTTATAAAGAAAGTACAGTTCAGAGACTTGATAGTGAAAATTGAAGGACTGGTAGTAAGTACAAAATTGAGGTTCAAAGACGTGTGATACACAAatgagatttttcagctctAAGATCAATGCATAGCTAGAGAGTCTGAAAggaatggctgcgaaaCCAGATAAATATGAAACATTTCCGAGAATTCTCATTGATATTGTTGCTAGAGTCTTTTCAATGAAAAGGGTGATCTTCATAAACTTTTTAAATTAGGCTTTTTGAAAGTCACATTTAAAACGTTGTATAGTATTGGTAACTCTTTGAATTTGCAAACGAATTTTAACAAGGAATTCGCTaaatttctacaaaataCGATAAACTGATGAACGTTTTCTTTatatttcttttcattAGACAGACAGCAATACACTTGATCAGTAACATTAATTTGCCCCAATTCTCTCCAATCATAACCATAACCTTTCACCATTCACCGATTTCATTGCAAATTCAGTCACATGACCCAGGTCTACCTACATACCTATTTCCTGCAGTTCCGAGCCTGTAATATCTACGTATCCAAATCGACTCTTTTTCATAACTTACAACTTCCTCTTCACTGCAACGTCCATTCCAGTATGTTTAAGCTCCTGTTCAGAACGGGAATAAGAGCTCTGTACAATGTACTGGACAATCCCACGTTTGTGTCGGAGCCTTGGTATATTTACCCGGCCAAACACAAAGCATCAGGTAGAATCGTTTCcgttttcatctttgacaAGACTAAGTTTGAAGCACAGGTTAGTCGACTTTTCTCCAACAGCTCCAGTGCCAAGAACCCGAAGGTGATCATCAGCGAATGCTATGAACTTATCAAGCACGAAGTGAACCAGTTGAGTAAATTGAAACATCCACAGATTCTTCAGCTATATGAAGTTctagaagaaaccaagaCGAAATTCCTCTTTGTCAGCGAAAAAGTTACGTGTAATTTGCAGACGATTGATTTTGGCAAAGAATTAGATGAACTTAGTATTCAGAAGGGGTTGTTACAAACTGCAAAGGCTCTACAGTTTTTGCACAACTTTTGTTCTATTATCCACTTCAATCTCCAGCCAACTTCCATCTTCGTCAATGGTCAAGGTGATTGGAAACTCAGTGGGTTCAAGTTCCTACAGAATTTGAACGAGATTTCACCGctggaaagagaaaattTCTACATCATGAACAACTCTTCGATGGTGCCCTTTGcaaacttgaacttgaatttCACAGCGCCCGAGTTGATTATCGATTCTCTGCTGAAGCTAGACTTTGCTAACGATATCTGGTCCTTGGGTTGTATAATCTTTTACCTCTACAACAATGGAGAACAGTTGATCAACTGCTTCGACTCTAACAGTATTTCAGACTACAAGACAGAGTTCAGAAAGTTTGAAATGAAGTTTTACAACCACAAACCGACAGAGTTGAAGTatctcttgaagaacatcCCTGAAAAATTGTACCCTATTTATTCACAAATCCTTGCCAGATACCCTCATGATAGAATCACCATAGACCAGTTTATTGATtcagacttcttcaatggaAGCTTGATCAGAGCCATGTTGTTTGTAGACGAATTCACGACTAAGACTATTGAGgaaaaattgatatttttgtCTGGACTTTTGGAAACCAACGACACCAataccaacttgttggctcAGTTTCCTCCTGCATTCCGTTCGCTGAAGCTATTGCCGTTGTTGGTGGACTTAGTGCAACACGAGTTGAGTGTGTTGAACGGAAACACACAGACTGTAGATTCTCAAACTGACAACTTGATCTCCCTGTCGCTTGACATagttttcaagatctcgGGTAGTATATCTGGATTGACATTCCAAGACAAGGTCTATAACTCGTTGTTGAAAGACGATTCCAAAAACAAACAATATCCCAAGACAttctccaagttgttgaacgCTTCTGTGAAGACGAGATTGACAGTGGTAGAAAACTACTCTATTTTGCAAGAAAAATTGAACGAAAAGCAGTTTGTAGATCTTTTCAAGGTAATGCTCGAGTTGGCAATGACTTCGACAGGCGGGGAAGGTCAAGCTAAACAGGACCAGATCAAGTTGCAAGATACATACT
Protein-coding regions in this window:
- the SCY1 gene encoding Suppressor of GTPase mutant (Serine/threonine protein kinase suppressor of GTPase mutant), yielding MFKLSFRTGIRASYNVSDNPTFVSEPWYIYPAKHKASGRIVSVFIFDKTKFEAQVSRLFSNSSSAKNPKVIISECYELIKHEVNQLSKLKHPQILQLYEVLEETKTKFLFVSEKVTCNLQTIDFGKELDELSIQKGLLQTAKALQFLHNFCSIIHFNLQPTSIFVNGQGDWKLSGFKFLQNLNEISPSERENFYIMNNSSMVPFANLNLNFTAPELIIDSSSKLDFANDIWSLGCIIFYLYNNGEQLINCFDSNSISDYKTEFRKFEMKFYNHKPTELKYLLKNIPEKLYPIYSQILARYPHDRITIDQFIDSDFFNGSLIRAMLFVDEFTTKTIEEKLIFLSGLLETNDTNTNLLAQFPPAFRSSKLLPLLVDLVQHELSVLNGNTQTVDSQTDNLISSSLDIVFKISGSISGLTFQDKVYNSLLKDDSKNKQYPKTFSKLLNASVKTRLTVVENYSILQEKLNEKQFVDLFKVMLELAMTSTGGEGQAKQDQIKLQDTYLQYLPNVVEKIEFPYIKNTLFPMICQVFKTTTILSTKLSTIQTFEVMVDKKIIDKIIVNDQLFPVLKNLKSRDKRIVKVMLNFFMKLSKSEHLSLPLEAVVESVLPQCLSLAFSCNDCTQPEFRQMMSIINDIQKHLIDTKMEDLPVSAPTHNRANGSHEATNFEELISSQAITEGNKEHILKGPSSKTIMQPRPILKPSPSPRATPKPRVPPKTTSPMTLTPHTARKTGSPLSFGAASNASNSRNSKLLNTLNSTYESKATDEDDEFDNFQEAPITNTTINWSSAAAKTSPTATETPRMTVSYPPGFNTVLTPNSNKIPMSKTNNNYNTSSNGNDSLLDLI
- the TCD5.2 gene encoding taurine catabolism dioxygenase, which encodes MAPPAATSSSAPTEDDIEQTVRKLAALKPIGHRFSNNAKTGPQLEWLAKLPEPARKRFEKAGIDLSNGYPVIPKSEDIPKFVDEAFEIRNKDYPYIERGANADPEKKALFGAAKEVRHLTKHLGTEIVGLQLSDLNDKQKDELALLVAERVVVFFRNQDLSPQKQLELGEYWGQVERHPQAPHVPLPIPEGTETIAKGSGVSVIWRKFFSEFYGFPGGFRKKSITSGWHTDLVHEHQPAGITHLHNDTIPKTGGDTAWASGYAAYDKLSPALQKFLDGKTAIYRSAHQYLDRENPLKGPKYIEREHPIVRTHPATGWKYLFVNRSMTDRIVGLEPGESKVILEYLFSVYEKNLDIQVRFQWQPTNEGFGTSAIWDNRVSQHNAISDYDFDGDERHGTRVTSLAELPYFDPKSKSQREALGLSLD
- the CBC2 gene encoding small subunit of the nuclear mRNA cap-binding protein complex CBC, encoding MELLEEKYNHSAERLDKPSQYLIKRAVRRQNFDNLQKSLHSKTVYVGNLSHFTTEEQIHELFSKCGSIDRIIMGLDRNKLTPCGFCFVVYKLEEGSLNAMKFLQKTILDGQSLSIDLDPGFREGRQFGRGIYGGQASQEASSENGQRGGFRGRGGFRSRGRGFRGGR